The following are from one region of the Candidatus Protochlamydia phocaeensis genome:
- a CDS encoding DUF917 domain-containing protein encodes MQRLTKEDLANLALGSAVLGSGGGGDPFNVLPMIDYQVEQYGLPDLISLEELNEEDLVVPVTFMGAPLISLEKIPSGRELFAIVDAIKKNLGKTPAALMAAEIGGANALTPFFAASQLGIPVLDADMIGRAFPALQMSTCYLAGLPLGPAFQADSLGNSLMIHADSPESLERIARAATVAMGSSSAAAFYLMDGLAAKQGTLASSISRAMQLGRTIANNRSNDLFPLLEKQWDARLLAEGNLIDVDQTVEGGFLKGTATMLAKEGKIRISFQNEYLVALQQDRPLAMTPDILVLLEKTSFTPITSEGLRYGLQVVLMAFPSPLPWLSAHGLELVGPRAFGYSFGYQPIQNEAKR; translated from the coding sequence ATGCAGCGATTGACTAAAGAAGATTTGGCAAATTTGGCCCTAGGTAGTGCTGTGTTGGGGTCTGGCGGAGGGGGGGATCCTTTCAACGTCTTGCCAATGATTGACTATCAAGTGGAACAATATGGGTTGCCCGACTTAATCTCGTTAGAAGAGCTAAATGAAGAGGACCTTGTCGTTCCTGTGACATTCATGGGAGCCCCTTTAATCAGCCTAGAAAAAATTCCAAGCGGCCGTGAGCTGTTTGCCATTGTAGATGCCATCAAAAAAAATTTAGGGAAAACCCCGGCAGCGCTGATGGCTGCCGAAATCGGCGGAGCAAACGCCTTGACGCCTTTTTTTGCAGCCAGCCAGTTGGGCATCCCCGTTTTGGATGCCGATATGATCGGGCGGGCTTTTCCGGCTTTGCAAATGAGCACGTGCTATCTTGCCGGCTTGCCTTTAGGCCCTGCCTTTCAAGCCGACAGTTTGGGCAATTCCTTGATGATCCACGCAGACAGTCCGGAGTCATTAGAACGGATTGCGCGCGCAGCGACGGTTGCGATGGGATCGAGCAGCGCGGCTGCTTTCTATCTAATGGATGGATTGGCGGCTAAGCAAGGAACACTAGCTAGTTCCATTTCTCGAGCCATGCAATTGGGAAGAACCATTGCTAATAATCGATCTAACGACTTATTTCCTCTTTTGGAAAAACAGTGGGATGCCCGCCTGTTGGCAGAGGGGAATTTAATTGACGTTGATCAGACCGTTGAAGGCGGATTCTTAAAGGGGACCGCCACAATGCTGGCGAAAGAAGGAAAAATTCGAATTTCTTTTCAGAATGAGTATCTAGTAGCCCTGCAGCAGGACCGGCCTTTGGCCATGACGCCGGATATTTTAGTGCTGCTGGAGAAAACGAGCTTTACTCCTATTACAAGTGAAGGATTGCGCTATGGCCTGCAAGTGGTTCTCATGGCTTTTCCCTCTCCTCTTCCATGGCTGTCGGCGCACGGACTAGAATTAGTGGGGCCGCGCGCTTTTGGCTATTCATTCGGCTATCAACCTATTCAAAATGAGGCAAAGCGATGA
- a CDS encoding cytosine permease: MKSLQTLQSWRQLLSIQAGGVICLPVIFIGSLLCEKYGWRASFSIIGIGNALLLILGLISARMSVTYRNSTAEQAKRYFGKRGSQLFALALMGSMMGWFAIQLNLMSLGLEHFTLKAGLKCPSYLLNALLGLVLSLLMLKGIKAVNRLADISLPLLILTVGYALWSVEFEPQENNPSFSIWEGLAIILGIELGAVIDLPTFFRHAKSPKDAYISILVLYGLIVPVIEMAGVYLACQGQAKTIVEVLQAGQGVWWSMWTALFILLAGWTTNNANLYSAVASSQIVFPSFTFKARVLMLGIGGTLLACLNPAEHLELSLNLVGLGIGSIGAILLSSYLWESWQGKAVSEKNCLLAWAGGLLGGIGSLLKLWELSSIAFLDAFFLALIVNMMLLNFNKGKVYAAID, from the coding sequence ATGAAATCTTTACAAACCTTGCAATCCTGGAGGCAGCTGCTCAGCATTCAGGCCGGCGGAGTCATCTGCCTGCCTGTCATCTTCATTGGAAGCTTGCTATGCGAAAAATATGGGTGGAGGGCTTCTTTCTCTATTATCGGTATAGGCAATGCGCTTTTGCTTATTTTAGGACTGATTTCGGCTCGCATGAGCGTCACGTATCGCAATAGCACTGCTGAGCAAGCCAAGCGTTATTTCGGCAAGAGAGGGAGCCAGCTTTTTGCGTTAGCGTTGATGGGATCTATGATGGGCTGGTTTGCCATTCAGCTCAATCTCATGAGCCTTGGATTGGAACATTTTACTCTTAAGGCGGGCCTAAAATGTCCTTCCTATTTGCTAAATGCTTTGCTGGGATTGGTTTTATCTTTGCTCATGCTCAAGGGGATCAAAGCTGTTAATCGGCTAGCTGACATTAGCCTGCCTTTGCTCATTTTAACTGTAGGATATGCGCTTTGGAGCGTTGAATTCGAGCCTCAAGAAAACAATCCTTCTTTTTCCATTTGGGAAGGGCTTGCAATTATCCTTGGGATTGAATTAGGGGCCGTTATCGATTTGCCGACATTTTTTCGGCATGCTAAATCGCCTAAAGATGCCTATATCAGCATTCTTGTTCTATATGGGCTTATCGTACCCGTAATTGAAATGGCAGGTGTTTATTTGGCTTGCCAAGGCCAAGCTAAGACAATCGTTGAAGTGCTGCAAGCCGGGCAGGGTGTTTGGTGGAGTATGTGGACGGCTCTATTTATTCTGTTGGCTGGATGGACGACGAATAATGCCAATCTCTATTCAGCTGTCGCCAGCTCGCAGATAGTTTTTCCTTCTTTCACGTTTAAAGCAAGGGTACTGATGCTGGGAATAGGAGGAACGCTTCTTGCTTGCTTGAATCCTGCCGAGCACTTAGAGCTGTCTTTAAATCTTGTGGGATTGGGGATAGGCAGCATCGGCGCCATTTTGTTATCAAGCTATCTGTGGGAAAGCTGGCAAGGAAAGGCCGTCAGCGAAAAAAACTGCCTATTGGCATGGGCAGGAGGATTGCTGGGAGGGATCGGCTCGCTTCTTAAGCTGTGGGAGCTATCTTCCATTGCTTTTTTGGATGCCTTCTTCCTGGCCTTGATTGTAAATATGATGCTTTTAAATTTTAATAAAGGAAAAGTATATGCAGCGATTGACTAA
- a CDS encoding MFS transporter, translating to MSKELGNRASSLTTQKAIRFVVLMGLVSLFADMTYEGARSITGPYLAFLGASATVVGIIAGLGELIGYALRLVSGYFSDKTGKYWLLTGIGYALNLLSVPLLAFAQTWPAAAGLIILERFGKAIRSPSKDAMLSYATHATGRGWGFGLHEAMDQIGAVLGPLLISWILFIQGSYAWGFEWLLIPALLSLLLLAAARFFFPRPQELEVAHPSLDSSDFRKSYWLYLSAICLLAAGYVDFPLIAYHFQKQAIVSSSWIPLFYAAAMGIGGLSAFLFGHLFDRYGISILIGTTLLSLLFPPLVFLGGFAFSLLGMLIWGIGLGAQESIMRAIIAHLVSSQQRATAYGIFNIWFGVAWFLGSALMGMLYDFHLPLLIGFSISMQLAAALVFLFIKRNGGLT from the coding sequence ATGTCTAAAGAATTAGGAAACCGAGCCTCTTCTTTAACCACACAAAAAGCTATTCGGTTTGTGGTGTTGATGGGGCTCGTCAGTCTCTTTGCCGATATGACCTATGAAGGGGCAAGAAGCATAACAGGGCCTTATTTGGCCTTCTTAGGAGCATCGGCAACAGTTGTCGGTATAATAGCCGGTCTAGGGGAACTAATCGGCTATGCTTTGCGCTTAGTTTCCGGATACTTCAGTGATAAAACAGGTAAATACTGGCTATTGACGGGTATAGGATACGCCCTTAACCTGCTTAGTGTTCCCTTATTGGCGTTTGCGCAAACATGGCCTGCGGCGGCAGGACTTATTATCCTCGAAAGGTTTGGCAAAGCCATCCGCAGTCCTTCTAAAGACGCTATGCTGTCTTATGCGACCCATGCCACAGGGCGTGGTTGGGGTTTTGGATTGCACGAAGCCATGGATCAAATAGGAGCTGTTCTAGGCCCTTTGCTTATATCGTGGATCTTATTTATCCAAGGCAGCTACGCATGGGGATTTGAATGGCTTTTAATACCCGCCCTTCTTTCTCTCTTGTTGTTGGCAGCGGCCCGATTTTTTTTCCCAAGGCCTCAAGAGCTGGAAGTGGCTCATCCCTCTCTCGATTCGAGTGACTTTCGCAAGTCTTATTGGCTGTATCTTTCCGCTATTTGTTTATTGGCGGCAGGCTATGTGGATTTTCCCTTAATTGCCTATCACTTTCAAAAACAAGCCATTGTCTCTTCGTCATGGATCCCTCTTTTCTATGCTGCTGCCATGGGAATAGGTGGACTCTCGGCTTTCCTCTTCGGTCATCTCTTCGATCGCTATGGCATATCCATCTTAATCGGCACAACGCTTTTATCCCTTCTTTTTCCCCCTCTTGTGTTTCTAGGCGGTTTTGCCTTTTCTTTATTGGGAATGTTAATTTGGGGGATTGGGCTGGGGGCCCAAGAGTCGATCATGCGGGCAATCATTGCCCATTTAGTCAGCAGCCAGCAGCGGGCTACGGCTTATGGTATTTTCAACATTTGGTTTGGAGTGGCTTGGTTTTTGGGAAGCGCTTTAATGGGCATGCTCTATGATTTTCATTTGCCTTTGCTTATCGGCTTCTCTATTTCAATGCAATTGGCCGCGGCTCTTGTTTTCTTATTTATTAAACGGAATGGGGGATTAACCTGA
- a CDS encoding helix-turn-helix transcriptional regulator codes for MKEQELSQELRIYQPLIEALVKLFHPFVEVAVHDLKAGKIVALYHNISQRKVGDPTPLQELRIETSQFPAYFEPYYKRNWDGRPLKCTSITIRDQQQEAIGLICFNVDTRFFQEARQLLNVFLNVKDEGENPIELFGGDSQEQIQQFIQHYLHEHHLALSHLNRQQKKEMVLYLYAKGIFNYKNAIPSVAQYLKLSRASIYNYLKGLEES; via the coding sequence ATGAAAGAACAAGAGTTGAGTCAAGAACTTCGAATTTATCAGCCTCTGATTGAAGCACTTGTGAAGCTTTTTCATCCTTTTGTGGAAGTTGCCGTCCATGATTTAAAAGCAGGAAAAATTGTGGCTCTTTACCATAATATTTCTCAGCGCAAAGTAGGAGATCCTACCCCTTTGCAGGAATTGCGGATTGAAACAAGCCAGTTTCCGGCTTATTTTGAGCCTTATTATAAACGCAATTGGGATGGACGTCCGCTCAAATGCACATCGATTACGATTCGGGACCAGCAACAAGAAGCAATTGGTTTAATTTGTTTTAATGTCGATACGCGTTTTTTTCAAGAAGCCCGCCAGCTTCTCAATGTCTTTTTAAACGTGAAAGATGAAGGAGAAAATCCCATTGAGCTTTTTGGAGGGGACAGCCAAGAACAAATTCAGCAATTCATTCAGCATTACTTGCATGAGCATCATTTGGCGTTGAGCCATCTTAATCGGCAGCAAAAAAAAGAAATGGTCCTATATCTATATGCAAAGGGTATTTTTAACTATAAAAATGCCATTCCTTCCGTTGCCCAATATCTTAAACTTTCTCGGGCCAGCATTTACAATTATTTGAAAGGGCTAGAAGAATCATAA
- a CDS encoding LysR family transcriptional regulator translates to MLKLPLNLIYLKYFCDAVKLGSLSASSKENFVSQSAISQGIVKLERAIGKELVIHHPHRFKLTEEGQILFEKGEEILRHIRELEQTLFTEDVYQGQVHFACQPSIASTFLPDRLIQARKLWPRLKIKFKLGEANDIKEWIRKGAVDFGIALNQEDFSAFDCQEIDQGMYRFYLSSLLSQTENEQLQFVLYEKSRETDHIKLAYQKFYGQDMPIFTELSSWEVIRSLTEAGVGIGCLPDYLVRGRKGLQEYQVPFSLMDYKMSVISPRTKTRHPPIESFIELLKGMPL, encoded by the coding sequence ATGCTCAAGCTTCCTCTCAATTTAATTTACCTTAAGTATTTTTGCGATGCCGTCAAGTTGGGAAGCCTTTCGGCCTCTTCAAAAGAAAATTTTGTAAGCCAGTCCGCTATCAGCCAAGGAATTGTTAAATTAGAAAGAGCGATCGGTAAAGAATTGGTTATCCATCATCCTCATCGCTTCAAATTGACGGAAGAGGGCCAAATCCTTTTTGAAAAAGGCGAAGAAATTTTGCGTCATATCCGCGAACTTGAGCAAACGCTTTTTACTGAGGATGTCTATCAAGGCCAAGTCCACTTTGCCTGCCAGCCGAGTATTGCCTCCACTTTTTTGCCCGATCGGCTCATTCAAGCCCGAAAGCTTTGGCCTCGTTTGAAAATAAAGTTTAAGCTCGGCGAGGCAAATGATATCAAAGAGTGGATAAGAAAAGGGGCTGTCGATTTTGGGATTGCTTTGAATCAAGAGGATTTTTCAGCTTTTGATTGTCAAGAAATTGATCAGGGCATGTATCGGTTTTATCTATCTTCCCTTCTTTCGCAAACAGAAAACGAGCAACTTCAGTTTGTTTTATATGAAAAGAGCCGAGAGACGGATCACATTAAGTTGGCTTATCAAAAGTTTTATGGGCAAGACATGCCTATTTTCACGGAGCTTTCAAGTTGGGAAGTCATTAGGAGCTTGACAGAGGCAGGGGTTGGAATTGGCTGTCTTCCCGATTATTTGGTTAGGGGAAGAAAAGGGCTTCAAGAATATCAGGTTCCCTTCTCCTTAATGGATTATAAAATGTCTGTCATCAGCCCGCGGACGAAAACAAGGCATCCCCCTATAGAAAGCTTTATTGAGCTTCTAAAAGGCATGCCGCTTTAG
- a CDS encoding DMT family transporter codes for MAWIWLILAGLLEVGWAIGLRYTEGFSKLIPSLLTLSLMAASFFLLSQALETIPMGTAYAVWTGIGSLGVALAGIFFFQESSDIWRLVCIGLIVMGVLGLKWNAA; via the coding sequence ATGGCTTGGATTTGGTTGATTTTAGCAGGATTGCTGGAAGTGGGATGGGCAATAGGATTGAGATATACAGAGGGGTTTTCAAAGCTTATCCCCAGTCTTTTGACACTGTCTCTGATGGCAGCGAGTTTTTTCTTATTGTCCCAAGCTTTAGAAACTATTCCCATGGGGACGGCTTATGCGGTTTGGACAGGAATTGGTTCATTAGGAGTCGCTTTGGCTGGCATTTTTTTCTTTCAGGAATCGAGCGATATATGGCGTTTGGTCTGTATAGGTCTCATTGTGATGGGTGTATTGGGTTTAAAGTGGAATGCTGCATGA